Part of the Brassica oleracea var. oleracea cultivar TO1000 chromosome C8, BOL, whole genome shotgun sequence genome is shown below.
ATGAGTTGTAGTGTACGTAAAAGTATTTAAAAGAAAAACTTAATCACCCATCCTTTGTTAATCCACGACTTGATAGGATTTGCATACTCGTTTTCTGTTTTTTTTTTTTTTGAATAATTCTCATTGTATGTTTAGTCTCCTTTTATTGAAGCCATTGAACGGAAAATCATTAATATTCTTTTTACATCGTAAAACTGTAAGAGTATATATTTGTAACACGGTATTTCCTTCATGAGGCTATATTGTTTATTTGATTTTGGATTAACTAATTTTTTGTTCTATCTTTTGGCTTCACGAAATTTGTTAGGTGGCTTATATACTTCTATATGCCGTCTTCAAGCGCAGACCCGCTCGTGAACCTTTTTTATCTTGTGTTTATTGGCTCTCCCGTGAACTCCATGCAACGGCCTTGTAATTTACCTTAATATCCTTCCCTTCCACGACTAGTTTGTAAAAATGTTTGTTTCAAATCATTTTGTAGTTCTCCTAACACTATTTTATATTTGATTGATTAATTTCCTTATACAGACAAAATAAATAAATAACTGGGACTATCTTTTTAACAATCGTATGTGTATATGGTGATTGAAGTTGATGTGGTACTATGGATAGCTGCGATAAATGCTGCCAGCAAGTTACTATTTAGACATTCCTAATTTTATACTTCCATATGCATTTGCAATATTACAGCAAATAAAATAATGTTTGGCCGCCAAACTTTGCCTATCTGAATTATGAAGGATTTAGGGGAATGTTTAGCGTCTAGGCTGCTAAAACTTTTAGATGAAAAATGTTCAAGACACTCTCTAAATAGTAATTATACTAAAATCACTCATATATCTCTTAAAATATCACATAATTCTTTTTTTGTTAATTATGTTTTCTTTTCAACCTATTTTAAAGTAAATCGTTTTTTATAGGCTGAATAAAGAAGGCTTGCTCTTTATGCAGCTCTGTTTCAACTATTTTAAAGTAAACCTCGAGCTTTGGCTCTCTAAGCAAACTAAACATGAATCCTTTTCTAGGTTACTGTTGTCAACTACATCTTTCAACACTCCATGAAGCGGAATACTAAGAGCATCATTATCTCTCTGTTTTAAAGCGTCTCTAGGGGTGGGGGTCCACGGTTTAGGAAAAAGCGGTGTTTTATGTGCACCAAATAAGAGACGTTTGTTGTGTGTTTTTTGCACTGTTCGCGGATCCCACCGACACGTGGCAGTCCGTGATTGGTGTGTTTTTTAATTAATTTTTTTAAAACAAAAAGTAAAAAAAAAAAAAAAATTAAGAAACGTTTGTGGGATAAAGATGGCCTAAGTACACTGAAAAGTAAGCTCTGTTAATTTATGTTCACTGTCTTAGTCCCCAGTTGCAAACACTATCATGTTAGTTTATCCATCCACTGCAGGTTATCAATACACACCGTACCGCAGAGAGATTAATGTCAGTTCATTCTTCCTCTTGAGCTGAAAAATACAAGTGTTGGAATGTGTTTACATAAATTGTATCTCTGGTTTACCATATCAAGTGATGAAATCATTGAAGATGTTCAAAATACGTAGGACAGGTTATAACCAAAAAGGCATTGCAGTTTGCTTACAAGATTCTGTTCCATAATGTTACTGGGTTCAAGATTTCAAAAACCATATGCATAATACTTATATACATTTTGAAAAGATGTTAATAATAGCTTTTAAAAGTTGAGAAGATTTATATAATGTATTCTCACTTACTTTTTGTTTAGTTTCAGGAAAAGAAGACCTGAACGCTAGAAGTTTTCAAAGACTTGCATACAGGACAAAACCCAGTGAACACATCACATTCTTTACACAAACTCAAGTGCCTACACGGCACAACCAACACCGACACTTCCTTCCCATGACACATCTTGCATCTCATCCTCTGGCTCCCCATGTTGTTGTTGCTGTTGTTTGGATCAATGTATGATGAAGCTGCATCATCTATTTCACTGTCTCCAAACCCTTCTTTACAATGATCTGCACCAGCAACCACATTGTTGTTGTTGTTGTTGTTGTGTGACATTGCTTGTTGTAGACTTGTCTTTAAGGCATTAACCACAGACTCATTATACTTTGCTCTATAATGCCAATTCTGAGCTTCCGTTGCCACTTGCTTTATCCTCTCCACGAGCTCTTTATTCTTCTTGTTCATGATATCGATCTCTTGGTCTTTCTCTTGAAGCTTCTTGCTCACTCCTTTCTCTATTGTGTTGAGAAAAGACGCAATCTGTCTCTGCTTCATATCCCTCACTTCTTTCGCCATTTGAGCTGCCTGAACCACACAAAAAAGTAAATAAAACATTACAAAACAAAGAACCTTAAAACAGAGCAAAAAACAGAACACAAACAAAGAGGATTAGTACCTGAATTTTTAAAAACTGGTCAAGTTCATCTTTCTGTCTATGGAGATCAATCCGAAGAGTATCATCGAGTGACTGTAAGATTGGGGAAGCAGCAGCCACAATGCTACCACTAGCAGAAGTCACTGAGGAGTTGCGTTCATCGTCATCATAAGACAGTCTAAGACCAGTGGAGACTAGATTCTCCTTGGGGGCTTCTTCTTGCACACTAATATTGTTATGATTATAGTTTAAAGACATCTGAAGCTTGTGTTGCCTTTGGATATTATGACTAATGCTTTCAGCTTCCCTTCCTCTTTTGTTAGGCCGAAGCATTGGCGCATGATTATCATTAGCAAAATAGTTTACTGGATCAACAGTGCAGCCACCTCCCACTTCAAAGAAAAAAAAAGACAGGATTCTCAGTTTCTCAGTTTGAGATAAAGACATAATGATGATAAGCAAGAAACTTACTGGTTCCGAGGAAGTGAAGCTGGTTGGTTTGTGTGTTTGTCTGGTATTGCAAGTGGTTCTCATTCATGAAAACCGGTGGTACAGTGTATCCATTGTTTCCCCTTGACATCTTCTTCTTCTTCAATAAAAGTATACAGATGGTAAAATATTGGACTCTCTCGGTTGAATTAGAGTACTAACAGAAGAAGAATGAAGCCTGCAATTAAGAAAGAAAAAGTCATTAGCCTAGAAAAATATTCCAAATTTAAAACTTTTGACTCGAATATACCAACTAGAATTACAAAGAAGAGAAATGTAAACAAGACAATGCTGGATCATAGAACAGATTTGGTGTTAAAATAGAAAATCTAAGAGAAGAAAATAAAATAAAATAAAATAAAACATAAGGAGAAATTATATATAACCTTTTTAACCTAAACGACTATAGGTTTCTATGATTATGCCTGATAAAGAGATTGATTGGTTCATAAGTCAAAGTTGCAGATGGATATATTGATATGTACTTTTAGCTTATTGATATATGGTAAATCTATGAGAACATGGAAAGATTACAAAGGTTCAAAGAACGATCCATGACCTAGAAACAGAAACCCTAATTTTCCAACAAAAAAAAGACAGAAGACGAGGAAAAGAATATATATGTACTTTTAGCTTATTGATATATGGTAAATCTATGAGATTTAACAAACCCTAGTTCTCTCAGATCCTGCATGAAGAGAGAAAAAATCATCATCATCATCGACTCATATAAAGAAGCTGGTCTGTTCTTGAAAATTTGATTTAAAACTGATAAAAAGAAAGTTTAAGAAATATAGAGAGAGGCAGAGACGAACCGATGATTCAGGATCTTGACAGGAAAGAAGATGCCTCTGGTTGAGGGATGAAACGGCTATAGAAGAACAAGACTTTATTAAATTAAAGCCACAAGAAAATAAAACAATTTTTTTTTATAAAGAAATCGAAAGGAAGAAGACAAAAGAAAGAGGCAAAAGAAACGGAAGAAGAAGGAAGAAAGCAAATGAATGATGATGGTTTGTTTGTAAGCAATTGAGCGGGTGCGATGGAGCGGGGACAGTGTGTGATGAAGATAGTGGGGGAAGTTGGTTGCCATTTTCGATATTTATTTTCAATAAACAAAACTACATACTACATACTTCGTTTATTTTTATTTTAAATTTGAAAAATAATAATGATAATAATGGTTGATAGTAGTAAATGTAAACACCACCAAACAAACAAGATGCAAGAACCGTTGGTGCTGCTTTCTCGTCTTTTCTTTCGTCGTGAGTTTGTGTATCTTTCCCTTCTCACTACGCCAACTTTTCTGTTTTCAATTTTTCATTATTATTCTTTTTCTCCTTTCCTTTTTTTTGTTATTTATTACGATCATTGAAGCTGAAAAGTAAAAAAAAAATGAAATGATCGAATAACCCTTTATTAGTTGAATAAGTTTCTCCTAAATAAATATAAGACATTTTGAATAAAGGGTGTCTAGATGAATAAGTTTCTCCTAAATAAATATGTAAGTCCACATAGCAATACATTGAATTCTGAAAATGTTGACAAAAAACATGGAATATGATTAATTGCATTAAGCTAATATAATAATACACAGATGGCAAAAAAGAAGAAGCTAAGTTAGATATAAAACAATTGTGACCACGTTCGAGAGCAATAATTTATTCGACCGCATGATAAATACAATGGCGCACGTACTATAGACAATTGTATTTGAAAAACTTCATTTCATGATCTAACACATGTCTAGTAGTCAGACGATATGAATGTCGACTACGATACAGACTACTCCTTTTAAATATAAACACTGAATGATTTAGTATTTTTTATATTTTATCGACGATGAGACATGTGGAAAATTCAAATTTAAATCTTACAAAGTCAATACCACGACGAGGGACGTATATTAATTCAAACTATTCGACCGATTAATCAATATTGATCACCCAACACGGTTGCTGTTATATGAATATGAAAAAGAGAAAAAAAAAACAATATATATATCAAATATTAATGTGAAAATGCAGAGAGAGCGATATGAATGAGATAAAATAATAATGATGAATAATCGTTTCACGTCAAATTCAAAGTCAGGATACGGAATCCAGAGTCGAGTGGGGGTAAAACCATGACAGTAGAAGAGAGTAGTCAACTACTCTTTAGGGGTGTTTTGTCTTTTCATTTATACTTGGTGTTTTATCCGCACATACGTGCATAATTCTTTTATAGATATTTCTTAATAAATATACTATTAAAGTTCAAGAAATTGTTTTTAAGTTAAACATTAAATTTGTAATATTTTTATGAGTCTTTCAATTTCTTAATTTTTACTAATTTAAAAACATTATTTTGGACAACATTGTCAATATTTTATTATTTTAAAATATGTTATTATCTTTAAACAATTTTAATTATATTAATTTATAATAATTATCTAATTAAATAACAAATATACAACGGCTAATATAAAGCAATGTTATTCAATCAAAATTTTGAAATTACCGAAACCCAAAAATCTCAAAATAAATCAAAAGCAAAACAATGTTTGACCTAACCCAACTTTACATATTATATTAATTAAAGTAAATAAACGATTGATATTGTATAATTATATTGTGAAATATCTTTCATAATACTTCATCCGTTTCATAATAAGTGTCACTTGGATACATTTCACGCATATTAAAAATATAAAAAATATACTAATCTATTCTTATTTATTATACAATTATTTAAATAAAAATGATTTAACTAACCATCTATTGGTTATTTAAAGGGAAAATTTGGATAAATGCACTTTAATAAGAATATAATTTGAAAAATACACCCTTGTTTAAGCTTTTTGAAAAATACACTTATCTATATATAAATTTACCAAATTGTCCAATCTTAATAGTTATCAATTCCAATTAAACAATTTTAAAAAAAATTATTTTAAAAGAAAATCATTAGAGATAGAAAATTATTTGTGAATCCACTGTTCAGAATTTCTTCCAACTTTTTCAAATAAACATGAAAGTAATCTTTCGATAAGACTTCAATGCAAGCAACACCATATGTTTTGTGACTTGTTTTTCTTTTTTAACAACATGACTTGTTTATGTAAGTTGAAGAAAATAAAATAAAGAGAAATCTGTATAAACATCATGATAAAATCAAAACAAGTCATAATTCACATGTTTATCTTTGTTATTGTAAAATTTAAATGGTAAAATAACATATTTATCTTAACACACATATTTATCTAATTTTAATGATATTATTTTATTAATTTCGAATTTATATATTAATTTCGAATTATATCTTGGGTAAAAAGGTCAATTCATAATTAAAGAAGTGTATTTTTCAAAAGTTAAAATAGAAAATGCAATTATCAAATTTCAAATCCTAAATAGGGTATTTTGCAAATTATCCCTTATTTAAAAGGATAAGAAAGAGATTTAATGTAAAAATTTACATTGGAAATGTAGAATGACACTTTTTTGAAACAAAATAAAAAAGATAAAATGACATTTTTTAAACAAAGATAACTGAATAAACACTAAAATAAACCAACTATGTTGACAAATAAAACATTAATATATAGGGAAAATTTGGAAAAATAACTTTCCTTAGGATTATATTTTGGAAACTATACCATCTTTTATTGTTTTTGAAAAGTACACTTATATATAAGTAAAATGACAATACTATCTAATTTAAATATCTAAATTAATATTTGTTTAAACAGAAATAATTTTGAAATATTCCGTTAAAAACTTTTCTAGAAACAAGTGAACAACAATACAATTTTCACTACATTTAAAAAAATACTATAATATCTCTCCCGGAAATAACGTCATCACCACTCACTTTTGCTTTTTTATTTTATTTTTATTTTTCATTTCACAGAGCATATATGGCGTTGCTTTTGATCTCCATTTTTGAACTGTTTACAAATCTCGATATTGTCTCCCTTTAACTTCTTCAATTCTCTTATTTTTTTTATTTTTTTCAGTTCATTCTCTTCTGATTTTAGTTTCATGATCTCTTTCTTTCCTTTTCCATATATTTGCCATGGTCTATTTCTCTCATTTTCCTAGAAAACAAAAAAATAAATGTTTGCCTCAAATTTTCTCTGAACCTGAATTTTAAACTAACCAAATGACAACAATAACTATAGAGAATGAAAGAATAGCAAAGAAAAAAATAGAAAAAGTGTTAATCTTTGTGAATTCTTTAAATTGAAATAATGTTGTCTACATTTTTTGTTCACATAAAATTCTGTAAATTTAAAAGATATAGATAAGACTTATATATTTCCAAATTTTTCTATTTGTTATATTAATATATTAATATTTATTTATTTCAAATATAAATAATAAAATTTCGAATTTAATTGTTTAATCAGAAGCAGGATAAAAATGTCTTTTCATATATTAGAAAGTGTAGTTTTCAAAAAATAAAAATATGGATATAATTTTCAAAATTTAAATAATAATTAGGGTAATTTTCAAATTATCCCTAATATATAATGTACTGAAAATTCGATATATATTGTTATACTTATTTCTAAATGCTATAATAGAGGAAAATATGTTATAGTCAATTTCTATTTTTATTTATAATAGAGATTGTATGTGCTTCTAAATATAGAGATTAAATAGTATTTTCTTATTATAAAATTATAAATTTTTTATTTTCGAAATGGTCTTTTAACTTTCAAAATTTAATAATTATAACTGAAACAAATAATTTTGGAAAATACATTTTTTATAAAAAAAAATAGAATCACATTTTTCTTTACATAATAGTCTTTGAAAGAAATTGTAATTTAAAAATAGTTATAATTCTATGAAATTCTTGAAAAACATAAAAGTAAATATAGTTAATTAAAAATTAATATTTTGAAAATATTCTCTTTTGGAGCCAGATGTTTTAAAAATATTTTAAAATAATTCAATTCCCAATAAAAAAATATTGATAAAAATCAGAAATAACAAAAAAAATTAAATCAACTTTATTGTTATTGCTTATATACCTTTTTTGTTATTTTAATATTAAAATAATTTTAATATTAAAATAAATTTAATAATTCAAAAAAATATTCAATGACATATTACGTCTACAAAAAATATAAATAATTTTTTTATTACATATTTTTAATATTTTAGTATATTTATAAATCTAATTATTATATTTATATATACTACTAATTATAAAAATTAGTGAATAAGAAAGAAAGATGTAGATAAACACAAAATAAATACCTGATATTATCTTTTCTTTTTTCAAAAACTTGTTTCATTTTTTTTTGAGATAGCTTCTATAATATTAATTTTTAATCAAATAAATAATGAATTGTATTTTAATGATAGTTTAATTAAAATTATTTACTAAAAATAATAATTCAGCCTAAAATCATGGAGAATGTGACAAATAAGTAAATTCACTTCTCAAATAATAGTATAGATTTTCAAACTTCTATATTTGCTAAACAATAACCTGTTTTGCTTTTTGTAATTTTCATTTTTTTTAAAGATTTTCCGTTGTCAGTTTGTTATTGGTGAAGTGACTTGCGCTTTAGTACACAAGGGATTAACCGAAATTCATGGGACGGGTAACGGAAGAAGACGGGATCAAACGCGCCTCTCGGTATGTTGGGAAGGTAATTAGCCGTTTTAAATTGCAAGTGGGACCATGCACTTGGTCGTTGGGCAAATATGGCGGGTAAGTTATTGGCGGGGAAGAATACTTTTTAGCTCTTTAGTATCTGTAGACCATATGACTTTCTGGAAAATTGGACCGGACCAAACCGTAGCACGCCAGGTTCGTCGGAGGAAACTCTTTTGAAAGAGAAAAAAGAAAAAAAATAGTTTTTTATTTAAGAATAAGAGAAAAAACAAAACAAAAAAAATACTTACTACCATATTCAATAATCAATCGCACCGTTTGTCTAAAATAATATGGAAAAGAGGCAAATGGTGGGAATTGTCTTAAAAATATTATAATGATACATATTTAGTGCACAGGTTTGTGTTTATTTCGTTTAAAAAAATAAATAAAATAGGAAACAAGTAATCATTTTAGCTGATAAATTAACTTTTTAATAAACACTGACTTCACTTGTATTATATTGGTAACCTATTCTTAGTATATAATTGAAACTTCAATTAATTTTACTAAAAATATTTCTGATTTATAGGTTTGTAATATTTTGGTTTGACTCTACTGAAATTTGATTTCGTTTTTTTTAATCTTTTTAATGTTTGATTACGTATTTGTAGATGCATATTTGGATTTGCTATTGATGTATTATGGATATATAGATTTTGTGAATGATTTGAAGTTATTTTCTTTTTTTTTTAATCCTAATTATGTGTTAAAACCCATCATATTTACTCGTAGACGCATTTATTTAAAATGTCGTAGAAGGACAGTTCAAAAAAAAACCTCCGTAGAAGGGGAAATATCATTTAGATGTGTGTTGTTGAAAAAGAAGAAAGCAAAAGGCCCTTCTAGTGGTTGCAACCACACCGACACAATTAATTTATTATTATGTGTACTACTATTCTTTTGTAACGTTACACGATATCCAACTAATATTTGGTTGATGATTTGTTATGTTTGTATACGATTTAGCTTTTTACTACGTCCAGTGCATAACCTTTGATTTCCTTTGAAGTTTTTATTTTCTGATAAGTATGTGATTTATCATAAAAATGAATCAGGTTTGTGCATGTACAAAATGGTCAAAACTGTCAAGCCGTTTGTTGCCAGAAAAAGATAAAAGACTTCCTTGTTAGGATTTGTGATTCCCAACACACAACCAAGAAAACTTCAGCCAAATTTGCATAAGTGTCCGAAACTTCTTCCGTCCTTTCCTTGTTAGGATATTATTTGCATAAGTTTCAATGACTTTGAAAACGATCTGCTAGAAAAGATCTCTAAGTTCTTTTTTTTGGATTTTCTTGTACAAAAAAAAACTGATCAACTCAAATTAAAGGAAGGTAAAAAACCTTGAACCTTTTAATTTATTTCAGAAACTAATTTGATTCCAAGTTAGGATGATAATTTGCATTTATCATATTGTAGTTACACGTCGATGCAAGGTTTACTAAAACTGAGATGTTCGTATCAAAGCATCATTATCCCACATACTCATTTAGGAGTTCTTAATTTTTTTTTTAATAATTTTTAGTTGGAAAAGTGGGTGTTAGAAACTTAGTTAAGAGACTTGTATATTTGTGTGATCCATTGCAAATCTTTTATTTAAGGGTTCTTAAAAAAATATTAAACATTATTTTACTAAATTTCAAATTTATTTATTAAATTCTTAAACATAACATTTTGATTACTTAATAACATAACATATAGTGGTATGAGCACTGATTACTTAATAACATAAGAAAAGGAGTTAGCCAAAGAAGTAACGATATTGCAATAGATTAACAAATGCAAGACTGATCAAAATTTTGCAAACAGAATCAAAATGTGCCTGTATATCTACTCCTGCAGGTTACCCTCAAAACTATCTCAATAGCTCAATTTCACATCCATACACTACAAAACAGTACTCTATTTGTATGAAAACTAAAGAACAGTTCCACATTTTTTACCTCTGGACAATTATCTACCACTGAACCAATCCTAAGTTGTCTCTCAAAGTTCTAGACAATGCTAAAGTTATAGGAGATGATGGGCACAGAGAGAGCCAAAAACACTTACAGCAAATGCGACAATAGCAGAGGAGAGAACAAGGAAGCCGTACTTAGCCATACCCTCAGAGAGACCAACGAAAGTGCTAGCAATCCCAAACATGATCCTCCACAGGAAAATACAAACGAACACACCTCCTGCTCCCACAAACCCTTCACACATACAAAATGCATCATCACTTACAAAGAATCTTAAGAACTCAATTCTCAATCTTTCTAAAGAGTCTCACTAAGTAAGAAACACTCACCAATATACAAAACAGTTAGGAAGTTGCAACAGCTCCCTATCATTGCGGCTAGCCATAGTCCAATCGCAGCCTGAAAATTATGTTAATGCAGAACTGATTAAAGTGCCATGAACATTATTAACATTATGCAGATGTTAATAAGATATACACTACCATGAGGAACTGTTTCAAACTCCCTCTACAAGCCAAGTCCTGAAGAAACATCAAACCACGGTTAACCTCCGTTCCAACGGTCACACCGACACACCAAGATCTTCTTGTTCCTCCACAACAACACATGAGCAGCTGAAAGAATATAATCTCTCAAAAAGACTTTGTTAGAACAAAAAATTATGGAACATTATAGAGCAGTTCTTGAAATTGCACAAGAGTTGAGACTTGGTAGGTAGACTTAAGCCCCCACTAAATTCACACACACACACACACGTAGGTCACAGGAACCAAATCACAAACACTAATCCTCCAAATTTACGGAGAGCTTCATATATTGTTCAACTTTCAAGTTGCCTCTATACACAAAACTTATCGTGTATGAATGGTTCAAGTGGCATTTGGTTGGGCCACACAATTCAAAAGGTAAACGTTTACGACTACGGGACCAGCGATCACTTTTGTGACATGTTTGGATGTATATACCGAACAAGGGTTCTGGCATGTATGAAGAAGCGGAATCATATAAAGTTCCAATCCAACTAAACCGTATATGATAATCTTTCAGTTTGGTTTAGATTAATTTCGATTCTCTTACAATAATTTGGTTGGACAGACCTTGTTTAGAAGAAGTTGAACCGAATTAGATTAGCCAAAAGTTTTTTCGTCCGGTTAGTCTTTTGATTCCATTTTACAAAGTAAACCGACAATAACGCTAACAAAAGTATAATCTATTTCTCAGAAAGTGATAAAAAAAAAAAGTTTACTGCGAAGTCGTAGTCAAAAGATTAGATTCAAATTCAACTAAAAATAAATATCTTGATAAAGTGCAGATAGAGAAACTATCTTTTGGATGATAGAGAATCTATCTTTTGGATCCTCTCCTCTATTTCTAGCCCTTCACTTGGATCTCCCTTGGATAAGTCCATTAATATACCTACCACGTGTATCAGCGTATGTATAATGTGTACAATCTTGTCACAAAAAAAATATCTTTTTTTTTTTGACTGAACACAAAAAATATCTTCATGCATGTTTTGTTCCTTTTCGTTATAAAACCATCATAATTCTCTTCCAAAGTTCTTGGATTTGTCCCCTAATCAATTGGAGATATACGAAGAAGAAGAAGAAGACGGATCTTCAAAACAGAAGACAAAAATGTTTACTACTCATCATGATGATCAACCACAACAACAAAACCTCCCTTGTCTCCACTGCGACCCACACTCATACATTCACATGGTACATACACAAACTCACACATACATATACAGTTTATGCGTCTTTTGTTTGGTGTAACAATCCTCACCATTAGTAGTTGATTTTGTTAGGTTCAACATATGATAGAGAGGTGTATCATACTCCGTATGAGTCGTGACGAATGCGTCCAGGCGTTAGATCACCACGCAACCATTCCACCACTCGTTACGCTCACCGGTTAGTCTTTATAATCATTACACATATATATAGCCTATGATTGTCCACAATGTATATACAGTGGCGGATCTAGAATACATTTTTATCCGGGGCAAAGATGAAAACTATTAGCAGAAAATAATATGTGAGCCAGGGGCGTAACTAATTTTTTTAAAGAAATTACACTGAATTTGAAAATTTCATCGGGGGCAACTGCCTCTCTC
Proteins encoded:
- the LOC106307209 gene encoding uncharacterized protein LOC106307209 isoform X1 gives rise to the protein MCCCGGTRRSWCVGVTVGTEVNRGLMFLQDLACRGSLKQFLMAAIGLWLAAMIGSCCNFLTVLYIGFVGAGGVFVCIFLWRIMFGIASTFVGLSEGMAKYGFLVLSSAIVAFAENERNRPWQIYGKGKKEIMKLKSEENELKKIKKIRELKKLKGDNIEICKQFKNGDQKQRHICSVK
- the LOC106307209 gene encoding uncharacterized protein LOC106307209 isoform X2, with amino-acid sequence MCCCGGTRRSWCVGVTVGTEVNRGLMFLQDLACRGSLKQFLMAAIGLWLAAMIGSCCNFLTVLYIGFVGAGGVFVCIFLWRIMFGIASTFVGLSEGMAKYGFLVLSSAIVAFAIVFKVIETYANNILTRKGRKKFRTLMQIWLKFSWLCVGNHKS
- the LOC106310972 gene encoding uncharacterized protein LOC106310972 yields the protein MFTTHHDDQPQQQNLPCLHCDPHSYIHMVQHMIERCIILRMSRDECVQALDHHATIPPLVTLTVWRGLERENKDFFETYEHSFSPEPFSSGCVRRSPRLARRVKQ
- the LOC106307209 gene encoding uncharacterized protein LOC106307209 isoform X4, translating into MCCCGGTRRSWCVGVTVGTEVNRGLMFLQDLACRGSLKQFLMAAIGLWLAAMIGSCCNFLTVLYIGFVGAGGVFVCIFLWRIMFGIASTFVGLSEGMAKYGFLVLSSAIVAFADGRSFGHLCKFG
- the LOC106307209 gene encoding uncharacterized protein LOC106307209 isoform X3, whose product is MCCCGGTRRSWCVGVTVGTEVNRGLMFLQDLACRGSLKQFLMAAIGLWLAAMIGSCCNFLTVLYIGFVGAGGVFVCIFLWRIMFGIASTFVGLSEGMAKYGFLVLSSAIVAFASFLRRTWRATVWSGPIFQKVIWSTDTKELKSILPRQ
- the LOC106307208 gene encoding BOI-related E3 ubiquitin-protein ligase 1-like, coding for MSRGNNGYTVPPVFMNENHLQYQTNTQTNQLHFLGTMGGGCTVDPVNYFANDNHAPMLRPNKRGREAESISHNIQRQHKLQMSLNYNHNNISVQEEAPKENLVSTGLRLSYDDDERNSSVTSASGSIVAAASPILQSLDDTLRIDLHRQKDELDQFLKIQAAQMAKEVRDMKQRQIASFLNTIEKGVSKKLQEKDQEIDIMNKKNKELVERIKQVATEAQNWHYRAKYNESVVNALKTSLQQAMSHNNNNNNNVVAGADHCKEGFGDSEIDDAASSYIDPNNSNNNMGSQRMRCKMCHGKEVSVLVVPCRHLSLCKECDVFTGFCPVCKSLKTSSVQVFFS